In Vibrio diazotrophicus, the following proteins share a genomic window:
- a CDS encoding YkvA family protein — protein sequence MSEQIHIEGYSESGFWGKLKKYAKTIGEELVEKVLQLYYALESDKCSAKHKTIIYGALAYLVSPIDAIPDLTPVLGYTDDMGVVAAALAAVSMCIDEEVKEKAKNKLKEWFS from the coding sequence ATGTCAGAACAGATACATATTGAAGGCTACTCAGAAAGTGGCTTTTGGGGAAAACTGAAGAAATACGCAAAAACCATTGGCGAAGAGTTGGTTGAGAAAGTACTTCAGCTTTATTACGCACTTGAATCGGATAAATGCTCTGCTAAACATAAAACAATTATCTATGGTGCCTTAGCGTACTTGGTGTCTCCTATTGATGCCATTCCCGACTTAACTCCCGTACTAGGCTACACCGACGATATGGGCGTTGTTGCGGCTGCTCTCGCCGCGGTTTCTATGTGTATTGATGAAGAAGTAAAAGAAAAAGCTAAAAACAAGCTCAAAGAATGGTTTAGCTAA